The Gordonia iterans DNA window CTTGTCGTCGCCGGTGGCGGCGATCATCACGTCGAAGGTCTGCAGTTCGGCCCGCTCGAGGTCCTGCAGCTCGCAGGCGTCGGCGTGGATCCAGTCCACCTGAGGCAGGGCGTCGGCGTCGATCGAGCGAGGGTTGCGCTCGAAGAGCGTCACCTGATGTCCGGCCCCGGTCAGTTCCCGGGCGATGGCCCGGCCCACGGCGCCGGCACCGGCGATGGCCACCTTCACGAGTCGGCTCCTTCGGCCGGAGGCAGCGCGGCGGCCGCGCGTGCCTGGTCCAGATGCGCGGCCAGGGCGGCGGCGAACACCTCGTCGCCGGCCTGCAGCACGCTGCGCGGTTCGGGCAGCACGGGCGCGCCCATCCGGTGCAGAAAGGCGATCCGCGCGCCGGTGAGTTCCTGGAACTTGCTGCAGCTGACGCCGTACCACTCCTCGTGGAGAGCCAACTGCGCGATCACCAGGGAACCGCTGGGGTCGTTCCAGAGGGGCGTCCGCGGGGTCTCGCCGAGCATGGTGATGAATCGCTCGGTGGTCCACGGGACCGTCGCCACCGTCGGGATGCCGAGCCGCTCGTACACAGCGGCGCGCTTCGCATCGTAGATCCGCGCGACCACGCGCCGGACGCCGAAGATCTCGCTGGCCACGCGCGCGGCGATGATGTTCGAGTTGTCGCCGGACGACACCGCGGCGAAGGCATCGGCGGTCTGGACGCCCGCGCTGATCAGCACGTCGCGGTCGAAGCCCATGCCGCAGATCGTGGATCCGGTGAAGTCGTCGCCGAGCCGGGTGAACGAGGCCGGGTCGCGGTCGACGACCACGACGTGGTGGCCGCGCCGCGACATCGCAGTGGCCAGGCCCGCCCCCACGCGGCCGCAGCCCATGATGATTACGCGCACCCGATGGACGTTACTCGCAGAGTGCGCCTACTGTGGCGGAGTGTCCGGTAGATCCACGGCGACGACGGCGGTCAAACGCCTGCTCCTCGGCCGCCCGTTCCGCAGCGACCGCATGCGCGACACGCTGCTCCCCAAGCGGATCGCGCTTCCGGTCTTCGCCTCCGACGCGATGAGCTCGGTCGCCTATGCGCCGCAGGAGATCTTCCTGATGCTCTCGGTCGCCGGGATCAGCGCCTACTCGTTCGCGCCCTGGGTGGGCTTGGCCGTTGCGGTGGTGCTGCTGGTGGTGGTCGCGGCCTACCGCCAGAACGTGTACGCCTATCCCTCCGGCGGCGGCGACTACGAGGTGGCGACGGTCAATCTCGGTCCCAACGCCGGCGTGACGGTGGGGGCCGCGCTCCTGGTCGACTACGTCCTGACCGTGGCGGTCTCGGTG harbors:
- a CDS encoding potassium channel family protein; its protein translation is MRVIIMGCGRVGAGLATAMSRRGHHVVVVDRDPASFTRLGDDFTGSTICGMGFDRDVLISAGVQTADAFAAVSSGDNSNIIAARVASEIFGVRRVVARIYDAKRAAVYERLGIPTVATVPWTTERFITMLGETPRTPLWNDPSGSLVIAQLALHEEWYGVSCSKFQELTGARIAFLHRMGAPVLPEPRSVLQAGDEVFAAALAAHLDQARAAAALPPAEGADS